From one Esox lucius isolate fEsoLuc1 chromosome 11, fEsoLuc1.pri, whole genome shotgun sequence genomic stretch:
- the aqp8b gene encoding aquaporin-8b isoform X1: MTEDKLELEDVGSSLVASDSKNASVKPPNLFERLIQPCLAELVGTMFFVFIGCVSVIENVEATGRLQPALVHGLAVAVLVACMAEISGSHFNPPFTMAIYLCGGMKLNMVVPYLISQVVGGILGASMSKLMTSTENYAKAQGAAFTILQSEDQLMGALFGEMAMTCLVTMVVLLGAVNAKSSTPMVPFMVGCTVIINVLAGGDVSGTCLNPARALGPAILTNHWVYHWVYWVGPITGGMVAAALVRLLLGDRKTRILMKPPHSSGPHGKASLAAEQTN, from the exons ATGACTGAGGACAAATTGGAACTGGAGGACGTTGGGTCATCCCTGGTGGCATCAGACTCTAAGAACGCATCGGTCAAGCCTCCCAACTTGTTTGAGCGCCTAATCCAGCCATGTCTGGCTGAGCTGGTGGGGACAATGTTCTTCGTGTTCATTGGCTGTGTGTCGGTCATAGAGAACGTGGAGGCTACAGGAAGGCTGCAGCCAGCTCTGGTACATGGTCTGGCTGTGGCGGTCTTGGTAGCTTGTATGGCAGAGATCAG CGGATCTCATTTCAACCCCCCATTCACCATGGCCATCTACCTGTGCGGGGGTATGAAGCTTAATATGGTGGTGCCCTACCTAATTAGTCAGGTCGTAGGGGGCATTCTAGGGGCTTCAATGTCAAAG TTGATGACCTCCACAGAAAACTATGCCAAGGCCCAAGGGGCCGCATTTACTATCCTGCAGTCAGAAGACCAACTTATGGGGGCTCTGTTTGGGGAGATGGCCATGACCTGCCTGGTCACCATGGTGGTTCTGTTGGGGGCGGTCAATGCCAAGAGCAGCACCCCTATGGTGCCCTTCATGGTGGGCTGCACCGTCATCATCAACGTCCTAGCTGG AGGGGACGTGTCAGGAACCTGTCTGAACCCGGCCAGGGCCCTGGGTCCTGCTATTCTGACCAACCACTGGGTGTACCACTGGGTCTATTGGGTGGGGCCTATAACTGGGGGTATGGTTGCTGCTGCGCTGGTCAG ACTACTGCTTGGAGACAGGAAGACACGTATTCTCATGAA GCCTCCCCACAGCAGTGGCCCACATGGGAAAGCTTCCCTTGCAGCAGAACAAACCAATTAA
- the aqp8b gene encoding aquaporin-8b isoform X2, whose protein sequence is MTEDKLELEDVGSSLVASDSKNASVKPPNLFERLIQPCLAELVGTMFFVFIGCVSVIENVEATGRLQPALVHGLAVAVLVACMAEISGSHFNPPFTMAIYLCGGMKLNMVVPYLISQVVGGILGASMSKLMTSTENYAKAQGAAFTILQSEDQLMGALFGEMAMTCLVTMVVLLGAVNAKSSTPMVPFMVGCTVIINVLAGGDVSGTCLNPARALGPAILTNHWVYHWVYWVGPITGGMVAAALVRLLLGDRKTRILMK, encoded by the exons ATGACTGAGGACAAATTGGAACTGGAGGACGTTGGGTCATCCCTGGTGGCATCAGACTCTAAGAACGCATCGGTCAAGCCTCCCAACTTGTTTGAGCGCCTAATCCAGCCATGTCTGGCTGAGCTGGTGGGGACAATGTTCTTCGTGTTCATTGGCTGTGTGTCGGTCATAGAGAACGTGGAGGCTACAGGAAGGCTGCAGCCAGCTCTGGTACATGGTCTGGCTGTGGCGGTCTTGGTAGCTTGTATGGCAGAGATCAG CGGATCTCATTTCAACCCCCCATTCACCATGGCCATCTACCTGTGCGGGGGTATGAAGCTTAATATGGTGGTGCCCTACCTAATTAGTCAGGTCGTAGGGGGCATTCTAGGGGCTTCAATGTCAAAG TTGATGACCTCCACAGAAAACTATGCCAAGGCCCAAGGGGCCGCATTTACTATCCTGCAGTCAGAAGACCAACTTATGGGGGCTCTGTTTGGGGAGATGGCCATGACCTGCCTGGTCACCATGGTGGTTCTGTTGGGGGCGGTCAATGCCAAGAGCAGCACCCCTATGGTGCCCTTCATGGTGGGCTGCACCGTCATCATCAACGTCCTAGCTGG AGGGGACGTGTCAGGAACCTGTCTGAACCCGGCCAGGGCCCTGGGTCCTGCTATTCTGACCAACCACTGGGTGTACCACTGGGTCTATTGGGTGGGGCCTATAACTGGGGGTATGGTTGCTGCTGCGCTGGTCAG ACTACTGCTTGGAGACAGGAAGACACGTATTCTCATGAAGTAA
- the LOC105013025 gene encoding aquaporin-8 has protein sequence MTLSESKTELWNLDISNVQPDEKGPHPAKDETRIIMPVRGWFESYVQPCLGELLGSSLFIFIGCLSVIENTEGTGRLQPALAHGLALGIVIAVLGQISGGHFNPAVSVSVFLIGGLDLLLLFPYILAQMCGGMIGAGLAKAISPVSNYANTSGAAFNTVQADSQIGPATVAEVVMTLFLTMVVCMGAVNGRTRSLLAPLCIGLTVTADILAGGAVSGACMNPARAFGPAVVANYWSYHWIYWVGPMAGALLTASFIRLLIGDVEIRVLLR, from the exons ATGACCCTATCTGAGTCTAAGACTGAGCTCTGGAACCTGGACATCAGTAATGTCCAGCCCGACGAGAAGGGTCCACATCCAGCCAAAGATGAAACCAGGATCATCATGCCAGTCAGGGGCTGGTTTGAATCCTATGTGCAGCCCTGTCTGGGGGAGTTACTGGGTTCATCTTTGTTTATCTTCAtagggtgtctgtctgtgatcgAGAACACGGAGGGCACCGGGAGGCTGCAGCCAGCCCTGGCACACGGCCTAGCTCTTGGCATCGTCATTGCTGTGCTAGGGCAGATCAG TGGGGGACATTTCAACCCAGccgtttctgtgtctgtgtttctgattGGGGGTCTAGACCTTCTATTGCTGTTCCCATACATATTGGCTCAGATGTGTGGAGGGATGATAGGAGCCGGGCTGGCTAAG GCGATCTCCCCAGTCAGTAATTATGCTAACACCTCGGGTGCAGCGTTCAACACTGTGCAGGCAGACTCCCAGATAGGCCCAGCTACAGTAGCAGAGGTGGTCATGACCCTTTTCCTCACCATGGTGGTCTGCATGGGGGCTGTAAATGGACGCACCCGCAGCTTGCTGGCCCCTCTCTGCATCGGTTTGACTGTGACTGCAGACATCTTGGCGGG GGGAGCAGTGTCTGGGGCATGCATGAACCCAGCTCGTGCCTTTGGCCCTGCTGTGGTTGCTAACTACTGGAGCTACCACTGGATCTACTGGGTGGGACCAATGGCTGGAGCCTTGCTGACAGCCAGCTTTATACG attACTGATAGGGGATGTTGAAATCCGAGTACTCCTAAGGTGA